The DNA sequence CCGGTGCTGCCCGGATCCGAGGGCTCGGTAAGGGACGTGAACGAGGCCCTGGCCTGCGCCGACGAGATCGGCTATCCCGTCATGGTCAAGGCCTCGGGCGGAGGAGGCGGAAGGGGCCTGCGGGTGGCCCGCGACCCAAAGGAGCTGGAGAGCGCCGTCGAGTCGGCCCGCTCGGAGACGAAGGCATCCTTCGGCGTCTCCGAGATATTCATCGAGAAGTACCTGGAAAGACCGCACCACATCGAGTTCCAGATACTGGCGGACCACCACGGCAACGTCGTGCATCTCGGCGAGCGCGACTGCTCCATACAGCGCCGCCACCAGAAGCTCATCGAGATAGCGCCGTCTCTCATTCTCACCGAGGAGCAGCGCAGCGAGATGGGCAGTACCTCGGTCAAGGCCGCCGAGGTGGCGGGCTACACCAACGCCGGCACGGTCGAGTACCTCGTCGACGGCGACGGCAACTACTACTTCCTCGAGATGAACACGAGGATACAGGTCGAGCACCCCATAACCGAGGAGATAACGGGCATCGACCTCGTCAAAAAGCAGATAGAGATAGCCGCGGGCCGGGAGCTCGGTTTCACGCAGCGCGACGTCAAGATAATGGGCCACGCCATGGAGTGCCGCATATGCGCCGAGGACCCGAAGAACAACTTCTTCCCGAGCTCCGGGCGCGTGACGTCGTACTACTCGCCCGGAGGCATCGGCGTGCGCATAGACGGCGCCATATACAAGGACTATATCGTGCCCGACTGTTTCGACTCGCTCATCGTCAAGCTCATAGTGAGGGGCGGCACGTGGGACGAGACGGTGCGCCGCATGAACCGCTCGCTCGAGGAGTTCGTCATAAGGGGCATAAAGACGACCATACCGTTTCTGCGCAACATAATGAACGACGGCGACTTCAAGGCCGGCAACTTCGACACGGGGTACATAGACCGCAAGCCCGAGCTCATGGAGTACTACGAGTACGGCGAGCCCACGGACCTGGTGGCGGCCATCTCGGCGGCCATAGCGGCCCACCACGGCTTCTGAAGGCCCAGGCCGCGGCCCCGTTTACGGGGGCCTTGAAGAATAGCCTTTTCCCTAACGCAGCGGGAGACCGAGCATGTCCAACAGCGATACGAGAAAGACCCATATAACCGACACGGTCCTGAGGGACGCTCATCAGTCGCTTCTTGCCACGAGGCTTCGGACCACGGATATGTTGGAGGTGGTCACGCTTCTCGACAAGGTGGGCTACTGGAGCCTCGAGGTCTGGGGCGGGGCGACCTTCGACGCCTGCCTGCGCTTTCTGAAGGAGGATCCGTGGGAGAGGCTTCGCGTCCTGAGGAAGGCGCTGCCCAACACGAGGCTGCAGATGCTGCTTCGCGGCCAGAACCTGGTGGGCTACCGCCACTACTCGGACGACGTGGTGAGCATGTTCGTCTCCAGGGCCGCCAAGAACGGCATCGACGTCTTCAGGATATTCGACGCCCTCAACGACATCAGAAACCTCGAGACGGCCGTCAGGGCCGCCAGGGAGGCGAAGGCCACCGTCGAGGCGGCCATATGCTACACGACCAGTCCCGTCCACACCCACGAGGGGTTCGCCGACATGGCCGAGCGCCTTGCCGAGATGGGGGCCGACACGATCTGCATAAAGGACATGGCCGGGCTCCTCTCGCCGTCGGCGGCCTTCGACCTCGTCACCAAGATCAAGGCCAGGGTCTCTCTGCCCGTGCACGTCCACTCCCACGACTCCTCGGGGCTCGCCTCGATGAGCTACCTCAAGGCCGTGGAAGCGGGGGCAGACATAGTCGATACGGCGATCTCGAGCCTGGGCTCGGGCACGTCCCAGCCTCCCACGGAGAGCATAGTGGCGGCGCTGCGCAACACGCCCTACGACACGGGCCTCGACCTCTCGCTCCTGGCAGAGATAGCCGAGGTCGTCAAGGGCATCCGCCGCAAGTACAAGCGCTTCGAGAGCGAGTTCACGGGCATAGACCCGCGCACGCTGGTCGTCCAGATACCGGGCGGCATGATATCCAACCTCGCCCACCAGCTCAAGGAACAGGACGCCCTCGACAAGATGGACGAGGTCTTCGACGAGATACCGCGGGTGAGGAAGGACATGGGGTATCCGCCGCTTGTGACGCCCACGAGCCAGGTGGTGGGCACCCAGGCCACCCTCAACGTGCTCATGGGCGAGCGCTACAAGGTCGTGACCAGCGAGACGCGCAACTATTTCAAGGGACTTTACGGCCGTCCGCCCGGCGAGGTCGACAGGGCGGTCATGAAGAAGGCCATAGGCGACGAGGAGGCCATAACGTGCAGGCCCGCCGACCTGCTCGAACCCGAGCTCGACCGCCTGACACGCGACATCGACGGCAAGGCCAAGAACATAGAGGACATCCTCTCCTACGCCCTCTTCCCCATAGTGGCCCTCGAGTTCTTCGAGCAGCGCGAGGCCGGCACCCTCGAGCCCGAGCCCCTGGAGGTCCCGGAGGAGAGGGAGAGCGAGGGACAGCTCGTCTCCAGGCTCGCGCCCAGCGAGTTCCTCGTCACGGTCCACGGCGAGACCTACAACATAAAGGTCGCCGGCGCGGGCCACAAGGTCGAGGGCAAGCGCCCTTTCTTCCTCATGATCGACAACCGCCTCGAAGAGGTGATGATCGAGTCCATAACGGAGGTCATCCCCACGACGGCCGGCGAGATCGAGGGCGTGCTCAGCGCCGAGAGCTCGCGCCCCAAGGCGAGAAAGGAAGGC is a window from the Deltaproteobacteria bacterium genome containing:
- the accC gene encoding acetyl-CoA carboxylase biotin carboxylase subunit; its protein translation is MFKKVLIANRGEIATRVIRACRELGIHTVAIYSEEDATSLYVKKADEAYMVGPGPIQGYLNIYRIVDLATKVGVDAIHPGYGFLSENPWFPLLCKKRDITFIGPASKAIADMGNKVKARKMMKKAGIPVLPGSEGSVRDVNEALACADEIGYPVMVKASGGGGGRGLRVARDPKELESAVESARSETKASFGVSEIFIEKYLERPHHIEFQILADHHGNVVHLGERDCSIQRRHQKLIEIAPSLILTEEQRSEMGSTSVKAAEVAGYTNAGTVEYLVDGDGNYYFLEMNTRIQVEHPITEEITGIDLVKKQIEIAAGRELGFTQRDVKIMGHAMECRICAEDPKNNFFPSSGRVTSYYSPGGIGVRIDGAIYKDYIVPDCFDSLIVKLIVRGGTWDETVRRMNRSLEEFVIRGIKTTIPFLRNIMNDGDFKAGNFDTGYIDRKPELMEYYEYGEPTDLVAAISAAIAAHHGF
- the oadA gene encoding oxaloacetate decarboxylase subunit alpha translates to MSNSDTRKTHITDTVLRDAHQSLLATRLRTTDMLEVVTLLDKVGYWSLEVWGGATFDACLRFLKEDPWERLRVLRKALPNTRLQMLLRGQNLVGYRHYSDDVVSMFVSRAAKNGIDVFRIFDALNDIRNLETAVRAAREAKATVEAAICYTTSPVHTHEGFADMAERLAEMGADTICIKDMAGLLSPSAAFDLVTKIKARVSLPVHVHSHDSSGLASMSYLKAVEAGADIVDTAISSLGSGTSQPPTESIVAALRNTPYDTGLDLSLLAEIAEVVKGIRRKYKRFESEFTGIDPRTLVVQIPGGMISNLAHQLKEQDALDKMDEVFDEIPRVRKDMGYPPLVTPTSQVVGTQATLNVLMGERYKVVTSETRNYFKGLYGRPPGEVDRAVMKKAIGDEEAITCRPADLLEPELDRLTRDIDGKAKNIEDILSYALFPIVALEFFEQREAGTLEPEPLEVPEERESEGQLVSRLAPSEFLVTVHGETYNIKVAGAGHKVEGKRPFFLMIDNRLEEVMIESITEVIPTTAGEIEGVLSAESSRPKARKEGDVTTPVPGKVTSIKVSVGDRVKEGDTVLTVEAMKMENEVHTPITGVVRKILVKMGDSVNPDETLLEVEPEG